The following are encoded together in the Bradymonas sediminis genome:
- a CDS encoding serine/threonine protein kinase: MLAKCPSGDGFYLVDDAVYASDKDDPMLGRCIAGRFIISSILGRGSMGTVYRARQEQVDRDVAIKIFRSETLLQNALGRSGSLQEREAAQARFVQEARVLGKLSHPNCVTVYDFGMGADGEFMYMAMEYVAGLSLHKAIHRGLKFDAIVEITRQILAALREAHTLGIVHRDLKPENIVLSYRFHTGEQIVKVLDFGIAKLLQNDEDQLTRAGALFGTPAYMSPEQCRGELGGIGPQVDIYALGCILYEMLCGQLPYVTHIPQQMVRLHQVAPIPALNLRRKFEVPPGLQGFVQTCLAKDRNDRFSDADAAIAAFEKVMEGVGPTETGLLELTATDSGVRARPGISRGARGVVLPGNHVGGHALNPVGNAGAVEPVAPRPVGAQGLSSAIATLPPADTPAAPSSDTLDSPGGRRVSLPTSAGTRATVSGKKKASAAAILESSHLRNRLLLAVLSLGICVALIVTIIYFWG; encoded by the coding sequence TTGCTCGCAAAATGCCCGAGCGGCGACGGATTCTATCTCGTCGACGACGCGGTTTATGCCTCGGATAAAGACGACCCCATGTTGGGTCGCTGTATCGCGGGGCGTTTTATTATCAGCTCCATTCTGGGGCGCGGGTCGATGGGCACGGTCTATCGGGCGCGCCAGGAGCAGGTGGACCGCGACGTGGCCATTAAGATATTTCGCTCCGAGACGCTGCTGCAGAACGCGCTGGGGCGAAGCGGCTCGCTCCAGGAGCGCGAGGCCGCCCAGGCCCGCTTCGTCCAGGAGGCGCGCGTCCTGGGCAAGCTCTCCCACCCCAATTGCGTCACCGTCTACGACTTCGGCATGGGAGCCGACGGTGAGTTTATGTATATGGCCATGGAATACGTGGCCGGGCTCTCGCTGCATAAAGCCATCCACCGCGGCCTGAAATTCGACGCGATTGTCGAGATTACCCGCCAGATCCTGGCGGCACTGCGCGAGGCGCACACGCTGGGCATCGTGCACCGCGACCTCAAGCCCGAGAATATCGTGCTCTCCTACCGTTTTCACACCGGCGAGCAGATCGTGAAGGTCCTGGACTTCGGGATCGCGAAGTTGCTGCAGAATGACGAAGATCAGTTGACCCGTGCCGGCGCGCTCTTTGGCACGCCCGCCTATATGAGCCCCGAGCAATGCCGCGGCGAGCTTGGGGGCATCGGCCCGCAGGTCGACATCTACGCGCTCGGCTGCATCCTCTACGAGATGCTCTGCGGCCAGCTCCCCTATGTCACCCACATTCCCCAGCAGATGGTGCGGCTGCATCAGGTGGCGCCGATTCCCGCGCTGAACCTTCGGCGAAAATTCGAGGTCCCCCCGGGCTTGCAGGGCTTTGTTCAAACCTGCCTGGCTAAAGATCGAAACGATCGATTCAGCGACGCCGACGCCGCCATCGCGGCGTTCGAGAAGGTGATGGAGGGCGTCGGACCCACCGAAACCGGGCTGCTTGAGTTGACCGCGACCGATTCCGGCGTGCGCGCGCGCCCCGGGATTTCGCGCGGCGCCCGCGGGGTGGTCTTGCCCGGAAATCACGTCGGGGGTCATGCGCTCAACCCGGTCGGCAACGCCGGCGCGGTCGAGCCCGTCGCGCCTCGGCCTGTCGGGGCTCAAGGGCTCTCGTCGGCCATCGCGACCCTTCCTCCCGCGGACACCCCCGCGGCCCCCTCATCCGACACGCTGGATAGCCCCGGAGGCCGGCGCGTTTCGCTCCCGACGAGCGCGGGAACCCGCGCCACGGTCTCGGGCAAAAAGAAGGCCTCGGCCGCCGCGATTCTTGAGTCCAGCCACCTGCGCAATCGCCTGCTCCTGGCGGTGCTCTCACTGGGCATCTGTGTGGCGTTGATCGTGACGATTATCTATTTTTGGGGATAG
- a CDS encoding NYN domain-containing protein: protein MNQPYERTPNIAIFADLENVAIGVREAKYGELDIGLVLERLLDKGNVIVKKAYCEWSNYASLKKPLHEASFELIEVPHVSYSGKNSADIRMVVDALDLCYSNEHVDLFAILTGDSDFSPLVSKLRENNKRVIGIGVKHTSSNLLVENCDEYIYYDDLVREKKKSSTSHRSKSSNRSKSSDKSSSPKSSGRSESGSSRRASKSSKASQASASSTSAPANAANTGANEDDSKKSAASKGGSKEEAIEIVLAQVEALFRERDSNVWASLVKQTLKRKRPHFSETFYGFRNFSHLLEEAKEQDLLELEKDEKSGGYIVLGFGPNA from the coding sequence ATGAACCAACCTTATGAACGCACGCCCAATATCGCTATTTTTGCTGACCTGGAAAACGTGGCCATCGGGGTCCGCGAAGCAAAATACGGCGAACTCGACATCGGGCTCGTCCTGGAGCGCTTGCTCGACAAGGGCAACGTCATCGTCAAAAAGGCGTATTGCGAGTGGTCCAATTACGCCTCGCTTAAGAAGCCGTTGCACGAAGCCTCTTTCGAGTTGATCGAGGTGCCCCACGTGTCCTATTCGGGCAAAAACTCCGCCGACATCCGCATGGTCGTCGACGCCCTGGACCTCTGCTATAGCAACGAGCACGTCGACCTCTTCGCCATCCTCACCGGCGACAGCGACTTCTCGCCGCTGGTCAGTAAATTGCGCGAGAATAACAAGCGCGTCATCGGCATCGGCGTGAAGCATACCTCCAGCAACCTGCTGGTGGAGAACTGCGACGAATATATCTATTACGACGACCTGGTCCGCGAGAAAAAGAAGAGCTCGACGTCGCACCGCTCGAAGTCCTCGAACCGCTCGAAGTCCAGCGATAAGTCCAGCTCGCCGAAGTCCTCGGGGCGCAGCGAATCCGGCAGCAGCCGGCGCGCCAGCAAGAGCAGCAAAGCAAGCCAGGCCAGCGCAAGCTCCACCAGCGCGCCGGCCAACGCCGCCAATACCGGCGCCAATGAGGACGACTCCAAGAAGTCGGCGGCCTCCAAAGGTGGCTCCAAAGAGGAGGCCATCGAGATCGTGTTGGCGCAGGTCGAAGCGCTGTTTCGCGAGCGCGACTCCAACGTCTGGGCTTCGCTGGTCAAGCAAACCCTCAAGCGCAAGCGCCCCCACTTCTCCGAGACCTTCTACGGCTTCCGCAACTTCAGCCACCTGCTCGAGGAGGCCAAGGAGCAGGACCTGCTTGAGCTGGAGAAAGACGAGAAGTCCGGCGGCTATATCGTGCTCGGGTTCGGCCCGAACGCCTAA
- the rsmI gene encoding 16S rRNA (cytidine(1402)-2'-O)-methyltransferase, translating into MLIVCPTPIGNLEDATARQRQALAGADIIACEDTRHSGKLLGLLGIARVDGVPRLVSYHEHNAAERIPELLGNLAAGDTVVLVSDAGTPTISDPGYRLVRAAAQAGHPVSALPGPVAAMVALSAAGLPTNRFFFEGFLPSKTRARTERLGALRALGVTVILYESPRRVLGLLADVEAVYGPAHEVCAARELTKMHEEYLRGSCAEVRADLADRPEIYGEFVVILAPFVPADEDADIEAQIDAKIRELLAEGMRPRGIKAVLAELFEVRKSEIYARIEAVKNDGSPD; encoded by the coding sequence ATGCTCATCGTATGCCCGACGCCGATCGGAAACCTTGAAGACGCCACCGCGCGCCAGCGCCAGGCGCTGGCCGGCGCCGATATCATCGCCTGTGAGGACACCCGCCATAGCGGGAAGTTGCTGGGATTACTCGGCATCGCGCGCGTCGATGGGGTGCCCCGGCTCGTGAGCTATCACGAGCATAACGCCGCCGAGCGCATCCCCGAATTGCTCGGGAATTTGGCCGCCGGTGACACCGTGGTGCTCGTGTCGGACGCCGGGACGCCGACCATCTCGGACCCGGGCTACCGCCTCGTGCGCGCCGCCGCGCAGGCGGGACACCCGGTCAGCGCGCTCCCCGGACCGGTGGCGGCGATGGTGGCGCTGAGCGCGGCGGGCCTGCCGACCAACCGCTTCTTTTTCGAGGGCTTTTTGCCCAGCAAAACGCGCGCGCGCACCGAGCGCCTCGGCGCGCTGCGCGCCCTCGGCGTCACCGTCATCCTCTATGAATCACCGCGGCGCGTCCTCGGCTTGCTGGCCGATGTCGAGGCGGTCTACGGCCCCGCGCACGAGGTCTGCGCGGCGCGCGAGTTGACGAAGATGCACGAGGAGTACCTGCGCGGAAGCTGCGCCGAGGTGCGCGCCGACCTGGCCGATCGCCCCGAGATCTACGGCGAATTCGTCGTCATCCTCGCCCCCTTCGTGCCGGCCGATGAGGACGCCGATATCGAGGCGCAGATCGACGCAAAGATCCGCGAGTTGCTCGCCGAGGGCATGCGCCCGCGCGGCATCAAGGCCGTGCTGGCTGAGCTCTTCGAGGTGCGTAAATCCGAGATCTACGCGCGCATCGAGGCCGTCAAAAACGACGGGTCGCCCGACTGA